From Buchnera aphidicola (Uroleucon sonchi):
GCTTTTTTTATTTTACTATGAATTTCATTAGAGATTAATATATGACACTAAAAAATATTATTATTGGGTTTTATACACAAATCAGAAGTTTATTGATGATTATTTCTAATATTTTTTCAAAACCTGAGACTAGATTATATCCAGAAGAAAAATTAAATCTTGCTCCTCGTTATAGAGGTCGTATTATATTAACTCGTAATTTAGATGGAAGAGAACGTTGTGTAGCTTGTAATTTATGCGCAGCAGTTTGTCCTGTTGATTGTATTTCTTTACAAAAATCTGAAAAAATAGATGGTCGGTGGTATCCAAAATTTTTTCGTATTAACTTTTCTCGTTGTATATTTTGTGGTTTATGTGAAGAAGCATGTCCTACAGCTGCGATTCAATTAACTCCTGATATTGAATTATCTGATTTTAAAAGACAAGATTTGGTGTATGAAAAAGAAGATTTATTAATTTCAGGACCAGGAAAATATCCAGATTATAATTTTTATAATTTTTCCGGAGTAGCTATTGCAAATAAAAAAATAGGTGATTTAGATTTTGAGTCTAAACCTGTTAATGTAAAGGATTTATTACCATAAGGAGATTAATATGAATTTGATTTTTTATGCATTATCTTTGATAGCTATAATATCTACCATTTTAACAATTATTCAAAAAAACGTAATATATTCTTTATTATATTTAATTATTTCTTTTTTATCAATATCTGGAATATTTTTTTATCTTGGAGCTTTTTTTGCTGGAGCTTTAGAAGTTATTATTTATGCAGGAGCTATTATAGTATTATTTGTTTTCGTAATTATGATGTTAAACATTAATCAAGAGAATAATATAAAAAAAGAAAATTTTTTAAAACCTATTTATTGGATTGGACCTAGTATTTTATCATTAATATTATTTATTTCTATGACTTATGTTATTTTTTATTTAAAAGATAAAACAATTAATAAATTATTAATTAATTCAAAAATTGTTGGTATAAGTTTATTTGGTCCTTATATATTACTCGTTGAGTTATCTTCAATTCTTTTATTATCCGCTTTAGTTATTGTTTTTCATATTGGAAAAAACTATGAAAATAAATCAAAATTTTATAATTAGTTTTTAACTCAAGGTAATACTTTATGATTTCTTTATTCCACGGATTGTTTTTATCGTTAACATTATTTATTTTAGGTTTAACTTCTTTAATGATAAGACGTAATATATTTTTTTTATTAATTAGTTTAGAAATAATGGTCAATGCTGCTGGATTAGCATTAATAACAGTTGGCAGTTATTGGAAACAAGTAGATGGACAAATAATGTATATATTTGTAATCACTTTAGCAGCATCAGAAGCTAGTATTGCTTTAGCATTATTATTACAACTTTATAAACGTAATAAAACATTAAATATTGATATTTTAAATGAGATGAAAGGATGAATATTATTTTTTTCATAACTCTTTTTCCACTGTTAGGATTTCTTTTTTTATCTTCTATACAAGGTATGATGTCTAAAAAAAATATATCAAATTTAGGAATACTTACAATATTAATATCTTTTTGTACTACTTGTGTTTATGGTTGTCTAATTCACAAACATCATAATCAAATTTTTACACAGATATTATGGAATTGGTTATCTATTAATAATTTAAAAATTAATTGTAGTTTTTTTATAGATGGATTATCTATAAGTATGTTATTTTTAATTACAGGTATTGGTTTATTAGTGCATATTTTTTCTTCCTGGTATATGGAAGATAAAGAAGGCTATTCGCGATTTTTTGCTTATACTAATTTATTTATAGCAAGCATGTCTATTTTAGTACTTGCTGATAATTTTTTATTTATGTATTTAGGATGGGAAGGAGTTAGTGTTTGTTCTTATTTACTCATTGGGTTTTATTATACTAAATATAATAATTATCGATCTGCTTTTAAAGCGTTTATTTTAACTCGTATTTCTGATGTTTTTTTGATTATTGGAATATTTTTGATATATCAAAAATATAATACTTTTAATTTTCAAGAAATTAAGTTTTTATCAACATTTTTAAGTGTAGAAAACATTTTTGATTTAAATTATATTACATTGTTTTTATTAATTGGAGTTATTGGAAAATCAGCACAATTGCCTTTGCAAACTTGGTTATCTGATGCTATGGTTGGTCCTAGTCCTGTTTCAGCTTTAATTCATTCAGCGACTATGGTAACCGCAGGTGTATATTTAATTGCAAGGACACATTTTTTATTTTTACTTACTCCAGATATATTATATGTTATAGAATTATTAAGTATTTTAACAATATTTACTGCTAGTATATCAGCTTTATTTCAAAATGATATAAAACGCATATTAGCTTATTCTACTATGAGTCAAATTGGTTATATGTTTTTAGCTTTAGGAGTGCAAGCATGGAGCGCAGCTATTATACATTTAATTATGCATGGAATATTTAAAGCATTATTATTTTTATCTGCTGGATCATTAATCATTTCGTGTCAAAATCAAAAAAATATATTTAAAATGGGCGGATTAAGAAAAAAATTGCCTTTTTTATATATTAATTTTTTAATTGGAGGAGGATCTTTAGTTGCATTTCCTATATTAACTTCTGGTTTTTATAGTAAAGATGATATTTTGTTCAATATTTTGCAACACGGAGATTTATATTTTTTTTACGTTTCATTATTTTGTTCTTTTTTAACCGCTTTGTATACATTCAGAATGATTTTTGTAATTTTTCACGGCAATGATCATAATACTAATTTAGTAATTCCCAATAATAATTTAAAACATCATATTCCATTGTGTATTTTATTATTACTATCTACTGTATTAGGATCATATATATCATTTCCATTATTTAATATTTTTCCTAATTCTTATTTATTAGATAATAATAAGTTTATTTTAGAGATCATATCTAGCATATTATCTATTTCTGGAATATTTTTATCTTATTTCTTATGGATTAAGCACATTTTTTCAATACAAAAATATTATAAATATTCATTTATACAAAAAATACATTACTTTTTTTTGAATGGATGGGGTTTTGATTATGTTTATAATATTTTTTTTGTAAATATTTATTTATATATATCTAAGATATTCTCTTATGATCCATTTAATAAATTTATGAATTATCTTTTTAAAATAGTAAAAATATGTAACTTTTATTTACTAAAAAGTAGCAATGGTTATGTAAGATGGTATGTATCATCTATGATTTTAGGTATTAATGCAATCTTTATACTAATCCTTTTATATTAAAAGAAAGATATAATAATTTTTTATTTAATTTATTAATACTATAAATAATACATCATATATTTTATTGATTAAATAGTTATCATTAATTAAATAATTATATTAAATAATAGGAATATACTAATAATGTTACTTTCTTTTTTAATTATCATTCCATTTTTAAGTAGTATTTTTTCTTTTTGTTTTTATAAAATAAAAAAAAATATGTCTCGTTGGATTGCTTTATCAGGAACAATTTTAATTTTATTAATTACGATCATCATATTCATTGATAATAATAGTTTTTTGAATATTAAAAAGAATTTAATATGGAATCATCAATTAATTATACCCTGGATTACACGATTTGGCATTGAGTTTCATATCGCAATTGATGGATTCTCGATCATTATGATTTTATTTTCTTTAATATTATCTATTATAGCTATAATATGTTCTTGGAATGAAATTAAGCAGAATGAAGGTTTTTTTTATTTTAATTTTATGTTAGTGGTTACTGGTATTATGGGTATTTTTATGGCCTGTGATTTATTTTTATTTTTTTGTTTTTGGGAAATTATATTATTTCCAATGTATTTTTTAATTGTGCTATGGAGTAATCAAAATACAAAAAATAAAATTGTTATTGCTGCTAATAAGTTTTTTATATATGGACAAATATCTGGTTTAATATTATTGTCATCTATTTTATTAATAGTTTTAAGTTATTACAAAAGCACTAATATATTGACTTTTAATTATAATATATTATTGCACATGCATATTAATCAAAAAATAGAATATATTGCAATGATAGGTTTTTTTTTAGCATTTATTATAAAAATGCCGATTGTGCCGTTTCACGGATGGTTACCAAATGTACATGCTAAATCTATTTCTTGTGGATCTGTTGAAATCATTGGTATATTATTGAAAACTGCTCCTTATGCATTAATAAGATATAATTTAATGTTATTTCCAAATGCCAGTAAGACATTTGCTCCAATAGCAATATTTTTAGGTTTATTTAGTATATTTTATGGAGCTTGGATAGCTTTTTCACAAGAAAATATTAAGAAATTTATTGCCTATTCTTCGATTTCTCACATGGGATTAATTTTAATTGCTATTTATAGTACAAGTGAAATAGCGCTGCAAGGTGTCATAATTCACATTTTGTCAAGTAGTTTGACTTCTGCAGCTTTATGTATTGTATCTGGACAATTATGTAAATATTTTCAAACTCAAAATATTAATTCTATGGGAGGTTTATGGTCTCATATTTATTGGCTTCCAGGTTTATCTTTATTTTTTTCTTTATCAAATTTAGGAATTCCTGGAACTGGTAATTTTATTGGTGAATTTTTGATCTTATCTGGAATGTTCAAAATATTTCCATATTTTGCAATTTTAGGAACAATTAGTATAATTTTTTCTTCTATTTATTCGTTAAATTTTATACAAAATATCTTTTATGGTTCATGTGCAAAACATAGTTCTGTTATATTTATTCAAAAAAGAATTTTATGCATATTGATAATAATAGCAATAATGATAATTTTCTTAGGTTTATATCCACAAGCTATTATAAATATTTCATATGATTCTATATATAATATTTATAAAAGAATTTAATTACTTAATTTTATAAATAAGGTTTTAATTAAAAATGATAATAAATTTACAACAATTAACAGCTTTGCTGCCTTTGTTGATTATGATATTTACTGCAATGACAATAATGTTATCTATTGCTTATAATCGAAATCATTTTTTTGTTGTGTTATTAAGTATTTTTGGATTAATCTTTTCATTTTTTTCTTTATATTTATTAATACCAATTTTACCTATAGATATTTATGGTTTATTTCATGTGACTCATTATTCTATTTTATATATGAGTATGATTATATTCTCTAGTATTAGTACCTGTATCTTTGGATATGAATGGTTAAAAAATTTTTCTTATAATAAAGAGGAATTTTATTTTTTGATTATTATTGCTCATTTAGGAGCAATGTCATTAATTATATCTAATCACATGGCTTCATTTTTTATAAATATTGAAGTATTATCATTACCAATTTTCGGTTTAATTGCTTATTCGTCGTATCAAAAATATTCTTTAGAAGCTGCTTTAAAGTATATTATTTTATCTGGTGTATCATCTAGTTTTTTATTATTTGGTATAGCGTGGGTTTATTCAATTTCTGGATCGTTAAATTTTGCATCAATTATTCCTCTTGTGAATAGCCTTGCTTACCATGAAGAATTGATTGTATTATTTGGAATGAGTATGATACTGTTATCAGTATTATTTAAACTATCTATTGTTCCATTTCATTTATGGACTCCTGATATTTATCAAGGCACTCCTGCGTCTGTATTATCTTTTTTTTCTACTGCAGGTAAAATTGCTATTTTTAGTATGTTATTAACTTTTTTATCACATATTTCTTATTCAAATAAAACAATACATTTTTTATTATCATTAATAATTGTTCTTTCGATGTTATTTGGAAATTTAATGGCTATTTTTCAAAATAATATTAAAAGATTATTTGGTTATTCTTCTATATCTCAAATAGGTTATCTTTTTATTATATTTTTGGCATCAAATAAAAATTATTATTTTTCTTTAGAAGCTAGCGTAATATATCTTTATAGTTATCTATTTAGTAATATTGCATTTTTTGGTATTATCAATTTGATAACTAATCATAATCAAACTAATAATGTAAATACATTACATAGATATCAAGGATTGTTTTGGTCTAATCCACTTATATCCATGATACTAACTTTAGTTCTTTTATCTTTATCTGGTTTTCCTTTAACATTTGGATTTATTAGTAAATTTTATATATTATCTATTATCATTCATGAACATTTATGGATAATAGGTTTAGTATTTTTAATTAGTACCTTGCTGGGTTTTTATTGTTATTTAAGAGTCATTTTAAATTTGTATTTACAACCATTACAACTAGTAAGTAATGAGATTAGTATATCTCGTCACTGGTTATATACTCCATCTGGAGTAATAATATTTATTTCAGGAATATTTTTATTGATTTTAGGCATGTATCCAAATCAATTAATTAATTTAGTACAATTGTCTATAAAAGTTTAATTTAATAATATTACTATGATATTAATCATAGATAAGACTTATGAAAATTGTTAAATTTAATATTTTATATAATTCTAAAAAGTTATATATTAATATAATATCAATTCATCAATTATAAAAATATAATTTGAAAAACATTTAAAATATTATTTAATAAAAAAATAATAAGAGAATATGATCAATAAAAATGATTCTTTATCTGTTTGGCTTAAAAAATTAGAAAAATTAAACAAAAAAACAACATTTAATCTTAATCAATTAAAATGGATTGCTAAAAAGTTAAATGTTTTATACTTGCAATCTTTTATCTTTACAGTAGCTGGAACGAATGGTAAAGGAACTACTTGTTTCATGTTAGAACAATTATTATTACATTCAGGTTATCAAGTAGGATTGTATACATCGCCTCATTTATTTGATTATAAAGAAAGAATACGAGTCAATGGATTATTATTAAAAGAAGAAGATCATATTTCTGCTTTTCAAAAAATAGAATTTATAAGAGATTCTATTGAACTAACGTATTTTGAATTTATTACACTTTCAGCATTAATATTATTTAAAAGATATGAATTAGATTTTATAATATTAGAAGTAGGTTTAGGAGGAAGATTAGATGCAACTAATATTATTGATTCAGATATATCTATTATTACTAATATTGGCATAGATCATATTGAATATTTAGGAAAAGATCGTGAAAGTATTGCATATGAAAAATCTGGTATTTTTAGAAGCAATAAAATTGCTATTATTGGAGAGACAGATATTCCTAACTCTATGAATAAAATAGCTTTAAATACCAAAACAATATTAAAAAAAATTAATATAGATTGGTATTTTTATAAATATGATAAATATTGGAGCTTTATTCATTCTAATATTAAATTATATGACTTACCTATCACTCAAATACCATTATCTAGTGCAGCTCTTGCTTTATCTGCTATTTATTATTCTGGTTATTACATTAATCAAAATGTCATAAGAAAGTTGCTTCCTTCTGTTCAATTATCGGGCAGGTTTCAAACTATTTCTATTTCTCCTCATGTTATTATAGATGTAGCTCATAATCCTCATGCTGCATTATATTTATCTCATAAATTAGATGAAATGCATATTATTGGTAAAATATATGCAGTAGTAGGAATATTAAAAGATAAAGACATTACAGGTATTATAAATCAATTAAAAAATAAAATTGATTATTGGTTAGTATCTCCATTAAAAAATGTTCGTACTGCAACTTCAATACAATTGAGAAATATATTTCCTATTCATAATACATCAATCTTTAATAATATAAGTGAAGCTTATAAAAAAGCATATATAACAGCAAAAAAAGAAGATTTAATTTTAGTATTCGGTTCTTTTTTTACTATTTCAGAACTTTTTTCATTACATGTATAAATAATAAAATATATTAAAAATATTATGCTTTTCTTAGATTATATTGTTATCTTAACTATTATTAGTTCATTTTGTTTTGGTATATGCCGCGGGTTTAATCAAGAAGTAATTGCTTCTTTTTTTTGGTTTTTTAATTTTTATTTTTTTAGTAAATATAATTATTTTTTTCATTTTTTTCACAATTCTATTCAAAATATTTTTTTAATAAATCATTTTTTCATATTTTTTATGATGATTTTTTTTTTATAATAAAACGTACATTAAATTTTTATATAAAAAAAATTATTAAAAAAATGCATATTTCTTATTGGAATATTTTATTAGGAGGTATATTCGGAATTATTCGAGGTATAATATTAGCGTGTTTTATTTTATTGATATTTAGCTATATTAGTCAAAAAAACTATAATTATTATATTAATCATTCTATATTAATTAATAGATTTATAATATGCACAATGTTTTTATTATATTAAACTAAGCACATTATTGTTAATGTCAAAATTATAGTGTGCTTAGAATAAATTGTATTTTCAAAAAGTATATTAATGCTCAAACATAGCAGAAATTGATTCTTCGTTACTAATACGTCTAATTGCTTCAGCAAGCATTCCTGATAATGTTAATGTGCGTACATTTGGTAGTAATGCTATTTGCTTTGACAAAGGAATGGTGTCACATACTACTACTTCATCTATAACAGAAGTTTGTAGATTAATCAAAGCATTTCCAGAAAAAATAGGATGAGTAGCATATGCAAAAACTCTCTTAGCACCTCTTTCTTTTAAAGCTTCTGCAGCTTTACATAAAGTGCCACCTGTATCTATCATATCATCTACTAAAATACAATCACGATTTGCTACATCTCCAATAATATGCATGATTTGTGATACATTAGCATGAGGCCTTCTTTTATCAATAATAGCCATATCAGTATCATAAAGCAATTTAGCAATTGCTCTTGCTCGAACGACTCCTCCTATATCAGGAGAAACAACAATAGGATTTTTTAATTCTCTTTGCAACATATCTTCTAGTAAAATCAAACTACCAAAAACATTGTCTACTGGTACATCAAAAAAACCTTGTATTTGTTCTGCATGTAAATCTACTGTTAATACACGATCAACTCCAATACTAGATAAAAAATCAGCTACTACTTTAGCTGTTATAGGTACTCTAGCTGATCTTACACGACGGTCTTGGCGAGCATATCCAAAATATGGTATTACTGCTGTAATTCTTCCAGCAGATGCTCTTCTTAATGCATCTACCATAACTACTAGTTCCATAATATTATCATTAGTGGGTGAACAAGTAGATTGAATGATAAATACATCACCTCCTCTAACATTTTCATTAATTTGTACACTGACTTCACCATCACTAAATCGACCTACAGACGCATTACCTAAATTAATATATAATCTATTAGCAATATATTTTGCTAATTTTGGAATAGAATTTCCTGCAAAAAGTTTCATGTCTGACATAAAACAACCTTTTCATTTTATTCAAAAATAATATTTTTGAAAATTTTAATAAATAAATTTATATTAAGAGATTGTTTAATCAAAACATATTATTAATTAAACATTTTATGTAATGGTGAAATATTAACACTTTTCGTAATAAAGCTTGTTGTATCTTTTGGTATTAGTTTAAATATTTTTTGTGCAGATTGTTTATCATTAAATTCAGAAAATATACAAGAACCGGTCCCTGTCATTCGAAATGGAGCATATGAAGATAATATAGAAATTAATTTTTTTATTTTAATAAATTTATTTTTTGCTATATCTTCAAAAACGTTTTTGAATGGTAAATGCAATAGTTCTTGAATAGATTTTTTAGAACTATATTGCATTAAACTAAGATTTTCAAACATGTTTTTTGTTGAAATAGTAGTATTAGGATAGACTATTAAATACCATTTTTCTTGCGTTTGAATCGGATGAAATATATCGCCTATTCCTTCAATAATAGCTGTTTTTCCCATAATAAAACCAGGTATATCTGATCCTATTTCTAGACTGAATAAAGATAATTCTTCTAAAGTGAATTGTGTATTCCATAATTGATT
This genomic window contains:
- the nuoI gene encoding NADH-quinone oxidoreductase subunit NuoI, producing MTLKNIIIGFYTQIRSLLMIISNIFSKPETRLYPEEKLNLAPRYRGRIILTRNLDGRERCVACNLCAAVCPVDCISLQKSEKIDGRWYPKFFRINFSRCIFCGLCEEACPTAAIQLTPDIELSDFKRQDLVYEKEDLLISGPGKYPDYNFYNFSGVAIANKKIGDLDFESKPVNVKDLLP
- the nuoJ gene encoding NADH-quinone oxidoreductase subunit J, which encodes MNLIFYALSLIAIISTILTIIQKNVIYSLLYLIISFLSISGIFFYLGAFFAGALEVIIYAGAIIVLFVFVIMMLNINQENNIKKENFLKPIYWIGPSILSLILFISMTYVIFYLKDKTINKLLINSKIVGISLFGPYILLVELSSILLLSALVIVFHIGKNYENKSKFYN
- the nuoK gene encoding NADH-quinone oxidoreductase subunit NuoK gives rise to the protein MISLFHGLFLSLTLFILGLTSLMIRRNIFFLLISLEIMVNAAGLALITVGSYWKQVDGQIMYIFVITLAASEASIALALLLQLYKRNKTLNIDILNEMKG
- the nuoL gene encoding NADH-quinone oxidoreductase subunit L is translated as MNIIFFITLFPLLGFLFLSSIQGMMSKKNISNLGILTILISFCTTCVYGCLIHKHHNQIFTQILWNWLSINNLKINCSFFIDGLSISMLFLITGIGLLVHIFSSWYMEDKEGYSRFFAYTNLFIASMSILVLADNFLFMYLGWEGVSVCSYLLIGFYYTKYNNYRSAFKAFILTRISDVFLIIGIFLIYQKYNTFNFQEIKFLSTFLSVENIFDLNYITLFLLIGVIGKSAQLPLQTWLSDAMVGPSPVSALIHSATMVTAGVYLIARTHFLFLLTPDILYVIELLSILTIFTASISALFQNDIKRILAYSTMSQIGYMFLALGVQAWSAAIIHLIMHGIFKALLFLSAGSLIISCQNQKNIFKMGGLRKKLPFLYINFLIGGGSLVAFPILTSGFYSKDDILFNILQHGDLYFFYVSLFCSFLTALYTFRMIFVIFHGNDHNTNLVIPNNNLKHHIPLCILLLLSTVLGSYISFPLFNIFPNSYLLDNNKFILEIISSILSISGIFLSYFLWIKHIFSIQKYYKYSFIQKIHYFFLNGWGFDYVYNIFFVNIYLYISKIFSYDPFNKFMNYLFKIVKICNFYLLKSSNGYVRWYVSSMILGINAIFILILLY
- a CDS encoding NADH-quinone oxidoreductase subunit M; amino-acid sequence: MLLSFLIIIPFLSSIFSFCFYKIKKNMSRWIALSGTILILLITIIIFIDNNSFLNIKKNLIWNHQLIIPWITRFGIEFHIAIDGFSIIMILFSLILSIIAIICSWNEIKQNEGFFYFNFMLVVTGIMGIFMACDLFLFFCFWEIILFPMYFLIVLWSNQNTKNKIVIAANKFFIYGQISGLILLSSILLIVLSYYKSTNILTFNYNILLHMHINQKIEYIAMIGFFLAFIIKMPIVPFHGWLPNVHAKSISCGSVEIIGILLKTAPYALIRYNLMLFPNASKTFAPIAIFLGLFSIFYGAWIAFSQENIKKFIAYSSISHMGLILIAIYSTSEIALQGVIIHILSSSLTSAALCIVSGQLCKYFQTQNINSMGGLWSHIYWLPGLSLFFSLSNLGIPGTGNFIGEFLILSGMFKIFPYFAILGTISIIFSSIYSLNFIQNIFYGSCAKHSSVIFIQKRILCILIIIAIMIIFLGLYPQAIINISYDSIYNIYKRI
- a CDS encoding NADH-quinone oxidoreductase subunit N gives rise to the protein MIINLQQLTALLPLLIMIFTAMTIMLSIAYNRNHFFVVLLSIFGLIFSFFSLYLLIPILPIDIYGLFHVTHYSILYMSMIIFSSISTCIFGYEWLKNFSYNKEEFYFLIIIAHLGAMSLIISNHMASFFINIEVLSLPIFGLIAYSSYQKYSLEAALKYIILSGVSSSFLLFGIAWVYSISGSLNFASIIPLVNSLAYHEELIVLFGMSMILLSVLFKLSIVPFHLWTPDIYQGTPASVLSFFSTAGKIAIFSMLLTFLSHISYSNKTIHFLLSLIIVLSMLFGNLMAIFQNNIKRLFGYSSISQIGYLFIIFLASNKNYYFSLEASVIYLYSYLFSNIAFFGIINLITNHNQTNNVNTLHRYQGLFWSNPLISMILTLVLLSLSGFPLTFGFISKFYILSIIIHEHLWIIGLVFLISTLLGFYCYLRVILNLYLQPLQLVSNEISISRHWLYTPSGVIIFISGIFLLILGMYPNQLINLVQLSIKV
- the folC gene encoding bifunctional tetrahydrofolate synthase/dihydrofolate synthase, translated to MINKNDSLSVWLKKLEKLNKKTTFNLNQLKWIAKKLNVLYLQSFIFTVAGTNGKGTTCFMLEQLLLHSGYQVGLYTSPHLFDYKERIRVNGLLLKEEDHISAFQKIEFIRDSIELTYFEFITLSALILFKRYELDFIILEVGLGGRLDATNIIDSDISIITNIGIDHIEYLGKDRESIAYEKSGIFRSNKIAIIGETDIPNSMNKIALNTKTILKKINIDWYFYKYDKYWSFIHSNIKLYDLPITQIPLSSAALALSAIYYSGYYINQNVIRKLLPSVQLSGRFQTISISPHVIIDVAHNPHAALYLSHKLDEMHIIGKIYAVVGILKDKDITGIINQLKNKIDYWLVSPLKNVRTATSIQLRNIFPIHNTSIFNNISEAYKKAYITAKKEDLILVFGSFFTISELFSLHV
- a CDS encoding CvpA family protein, with translation MHISYWNILLGGIFGIIRGIILACFILLIFSYISQKNYNYYINHSILINRFIICTMFLLY
- a CDS encoding ribose-phosphate pyrophosphokinase: MSDMKLFAGNSIPKLAKYIANRLYINLGNASVGRFSDGEVSVQINENVRGGDVFIIQSTCSPTNDNIMELVVMVDALRRASAGRITAVIPYFGYARQDRRVRSARVPITAKVVADFLSSIGVDRVLTVDLHAEQIQGFFDVPVDNVFGSLILLEDMLQRELKNPIVVSPDIGGVVRARAIAKLLYDTDMAIIDKRRPHANVSQIMHIIGDVANRDCILVDDMIDTGGTLCKAAEALKERGAKRVFAYATHPIFSGNALINLQTSVIDEVVVCDTIPLSKQIALLPNVRTLTLSGMLAEAIRRISNEESISAMFEH
- the ispE gene encoding 4-(cytidine 5'-diphospho)-2-C-methyl-D-erythritol kinase — translated: MKIKTIYTWWPSPAKINLFLYVTGIRSNKYHNIQTLFQFLNYGDTLKIIPNNTGYIELFTKNKNLLNKKNSIITAAKLLKQKGIFYKRLHNSLNGAKIFLKKNIPIGSGLGGGSSNAATTLILLNQLWNTQFTLEELSLFSLEIGSDIPGFIMGKTAIIEGIGDIFHPIQTQEKWYLIVYPNTTISTKNMFENLSLMQYSSKKSIQELLHLPFKNVFEDIAKNKFIKIKKLISILSSYAPFRMTGTGSCIFSEFNDKQSAQKIFKLIPKDTTSFITKSVNISPLHKMFN